One Deltaproteobacteria bacterium DNA window includes the following coding sequences:
- a CDS encoding PEGA domain-containing protein has product MPRTAAFLVAVVAFAQPQSARSASRTRVTVFIIPAKGASPKTVARASNALLTGLRRNPRLDVKDSDKLLAEFAGEEPTAQIRQAEELKERGLELLRGGKPGPALAKLQEAAQGFEKVLASTKKQSLAETQVAIGVALAEAGRASQAQAAFLRLLAWRPTHRFDADAFGPQHLPLFERAVALSKRLRRGSVELVTTPPGAKAYVDGRYVGVTPALAFGLTVGEHYATFKMPSYGKAAVKVTVHPQRQESYSVELRQSEKYLLLKQTLDRATAGLGQPRASAAMVDLRSVLFVDQVVFATISPAATEQIGVQAYLYDLRSQLRLNATGLVLPEPRLKELERLAQLLYVNVPYDGAIATPPDPPPPPPQRRRRFYATWWFWTAVGAGAAAAIVTLAAWPSDKSCQGNAGDGNRCVRIPN; this is encoded by the coding sequence GTGCCTCGCACGGCCGCCTTCCTCGTCGCAGTCGTCGCTTTCGCCCAGCCTCAGTCGGCGCGCAGCGCATCCCGGACGCGCGTGACGGTCTTCATCATCCCCGCAAAGGGCGCGTCGCCCAAGACCGTCGCGCGGGCCTCGAACGCTCTGCTCACCGGGTTGCGGCGCAACCCTCGACTCGACGTGAAGGACTCGGACAAGCTGCTGGCGGAGTTCGCGGGAGAGGAGCCCACGGCCCAGATCCGGCAGGCCGAAGAGCTCAAGGAGCGAGGTCTCGAGCTGCTCCGCGGCGGAAAACCGGGGCCGGCGCTCGCCAAGCTGCAGGAAGCCGCGCAGGGCTTCGAGAAGGTCCTGGCCTCCACCAAGAAGCAGTCCCTGGCGGAGACGCAGGTCGCGATCGGCGTCGCCCTCGCGGAAGCTGGGCGCGCCTCGCAGGCGCAGGCCGCCTTTCTCCGGCTGCTCGCCTGGCGACCGACGCACCGCTTCGACGCCGACGCCTTCGGGCCGCAGCATCTGCCGCTCTTCGAGCGCGCGGTCGCGCTCTCCAAACGCCTACGCCGAGGATCCGTCGAACTCGTGACCACACCGCCCGGCGCAAAGGCGTACGTGGACGGGCGCTACGTGGGCGTGACCCCGGCGCTCGCTTTCGGGCTGACCGTCGGAGAGCACTATGCCACCTTCAAGATGCCGAGCTACGGCAAGGCCGCCGTGAAGGTCACCGTTCACCCGCAACGCCAGGAGAGCTACAGCGTCGAGCTCCGCCAGAGCGAGAAGTACCTCCTGCTGAAGCAGACCCTGGACCGCGCCACGGCGGGACTCGGTCAGCCGCGGGCGAGCGCCGCGATGGTGGACCTGCGGAGCGTGCTATTCGTGGATCAGGTGGTCTTCGCCACCATCAGCCCCGCGGCCACCGAGCAGATCGGGGTGCAGGCCTACCTCTACGACCTGCGCTCGCAGCTCCGCCTGAACGCGACGGGCCTCGTTCTCCCCGAACCGCGACTCAAAGAGCTCGAGCGTCTGGCGCAGCTCCTCTACGTGAACGTCCCGTACGACGGCGCCATCGCCACGCCTCCCGACCCACCGCCCCCTCCACCCCAGCGCCGACGCCGCTTCTACGCCACGTGGTGGTTCTGGACCGCCGTCGGGGCCGGGGCGGCAGCCGCGATCGTGACCCTGGCCGCGTGGCCGAGCGACAAGAGCTGTCAGGGGAACGCGGGAGACGGCAACCGCTGCGTGCGGATCCCGAACTAA
- a CDS encoding EI24 domain-containing protein has product MSPSAVAAGAGRDPRQGGAAVRFFRGFGYLFEAWGFVFGKHPGLVAYCLAPLVINLLAFGGAAVGLYYYYDDLVALIWARPSSWRVIFWYLLYVFIFLAVMLLAYLGFFVVQAVLSAPFNDLLSERVEELAYDRPPPPFSVGRLLAGLGRTVLHELGKLGIYVSVMLPLFLLNLFVPVLGPVVFLCVGFYVTALFFAYDFMDYCMGRRAWRFGRKWAALKAHRALTLGFGSALAVALLVPVVGLLCVPMAAVGGTLLFCDLERVGAFDQAHGADPLAASPGLRG; this is encoded by the coding sequence ATGAGCCCCTCCGCGGTCGCTGCCGGAGCGGGCCGGGATCCGCGACAGGGCGGGGCGGCAGTGCGCTTCTTTCGCGGCTTCGGCTATCTCTTCGAGGCCTGGGGCTTTGTCTTCGGCAAGCATCCGGGCCTCGTCGCCTACTGCCTGGCGCCCCTGGTCATCAATCTGCTCGCCTTCGGCGGCGCGGCCGTGGGGCTCTACTATTACTATGACGACCTGGTGGCCCTCATCTGGGCCAGGCCGTCGAGCTGGCGGGTCATCTTCTGGTACCTGCTCTACGTCTTCATCTTCCTCGCCGTGATGCTGCTCGCCTACCTGGGCTTCTTCGTGGTGCAGGCGGTCCTCTCGGCCCCCTTCAACGACCTGCTCTCGGAGCGCGTGGAGGAGCTCGCCTACGATCGACCGCCGCCCCCCTTCTCCGTAGGCCGCCTGCTGGCCGGTCTCGGAAGGACCGTCCTCCACGAGCTCGGCAAGCTCGGCATCTACGTCTCGGTCATGCTGCCCCTCTTCCTGCTCAACCTGTTCGTGCCCGTCCTCGGACCGGTCGTCTTTCTCTGCGTCGGCTTCTACGTCACCGCGCTCTTCTTCGCCTACGACTTCATGGACTACTGCATGGGGCGTCGGGCGTGGCGGTTCGGGCGGAAGTGGGCGGCGCTGAAGGCGCATCGGGCGTTGACGCTCGGGTTCGGGTCGGCGCTGGCGGTCGCGCTGCTCGTCCCCGTGGTCGGGCTGCTCTGCGTGCCGATGGCGGCCGTCGGCGGGACCCTGCTCTTCTGCGACCTCGAACGCGTGGGAGCCTTCGACCAGGCCCACGGGGCCGATCCCCTGGCCGCGTCGCCAGGGCTGCGCGGCTGA